TTGTGAAAAATGAAACTACATAAAGATAGGTAGGAACTATCACATCCTCTTGAAAATAGCCAGGTTTAGTTACCTTATTAACTATGATACGGTCAGCATAGGCTATCTGTTCAACAGCCTCATTGACAACACCTTTGGGTTTGACCTCATCAAGATGCAAACGAGCATGCTTAGCATCAACAAGAGTAACAACACCGTCCAGTTTGACATCATTGAAAATCTCCTCCTCCGCATAAAAGGTTTGGATAATCGGAGCCGGGTTTGCCAGCCCTGGAAGAagaattaattatacataaCTCTCAATCCCCAGATTCTTTAAGATAACAAAATGTTCCCTACCTGTTGTCTCTATCACAATATGGTCGAACTTCCCTTTCTTCTTGTTAACTAACTCAGAAATCATCCTCACAAGATCACCCCTAACAGTGCAACACAGGCAGCCATTGTTGAGCATCACTATATCCTCCGCTCCCACAGATTTGGAAGCAACAAGTGACCCGTCAATGTCAACTTCACCAAACTGAGAGACATTCACATGAAACATGAATCAGCTTAGAATCAGAGTATGTATGTATCATCAACAATACATACCTCATTCTCGATCACGGCTATGCGCTTCCCATGATCTCTAGTCAGTATATGGTTAAGTAATGTCGTCTGTGAAAAAAGTTAACAAACAAAACTAAAGTCAGTACACAATTGactaaaccaaaacaaaatcacaactACTTCATTAACCGGAttaaaccaaaactataatcCTGATTGTAAATAAGAGATGAAAACCTTGCCGGAGCCCAGAAACCCCGTGATTATAGTAGCTGGAATTCGGTTGTCCGGCGGAATCTTAGTTGTAACATCGGAATCGTCTGTTTGCGGTGGCGCCGACGCGGAAGCTGAGGCCGAAACGGAGGAGAATTTTCGAAGTCGGTTGGAATTAACCACCGTGGGATAGAGCAACGACGGTTTCGCCCTGACGGAAACGGGCTTAGCTATGCGCCTAGAGAAAATCGGGACGGCGGCAGAAGAGAAGCGGTAGTTCAGAGCGGTGGCGGAACGAGGAGAGGTGAAAGCGAGGAAGGTCGTGGCCATCTCTAGCTTTGATAGCGTAGCCATTTTTAGTGAAAGGTAGTGCTGAATCAATCGGCTTAGCTTCTTCCAGATACaagataaaaaaagtttttattataaaatataaataactctGGGCCGTGGATGTGGGCCTTGGGCTGCCTAAACACCgatatccttaaataaaaagACAGAAGAAACAAGCAACACCCAATCAATTATATAGATTTAATTTAATGTccttaattatttatattactatctcaataaataaaatattctataaaatttgttaatattaGTTAAAGTTCATTCAAATATTTACtataattcaattttatatcaaaaccTTATAACCTCacatacatatttaaaaaaaaatttaagtaggtttgtacacacaataaatttATGGCAATtacacattatttttttaaaaaaattaagtgcaaataaaatttaaatttttgacagatatatatatatatatatatatatatatatatatatatatatatatatcaattttgcatttcttattaaaaagatagataaaatgtatagtaaaaatatttacatagtgtataaatagtttatatgcATCGAGAAATTTGcataacaatttattttatcttaaaaaatatattaaaataatataaatatttataaacacaATTATACATCTATAACTATAAACAATATATagctataaataatattttaaaaggtactattaataaaaatataagtaaaaacagaaaataatttttttataaaaatcaaaaaataaaatttacgtaaatttattctgtttttaaatttaaaaattattgtaaaatataaattaaactacTAATACAGACTCAtgtgtataaaatataaaatctagtaaataaataaaagaagaaaaatagagagagaaagcaagagtaatgaatatgaaatctttaataatCTCCTCCCTAAACTCAAAATGCATCTTGTTATTACAGTTTTTGGAGATTCATGCCTTTCAATGTctttaacaaatatatttttttgggttaTTTCACATGTCATTTGTATTTACTAATAGGAACTGGATTCTATGGTAATTGACAATCcatcatgatttttgtttttttgaattgcATGATTGAGTGCATTTTTTGTGGAAATGTGATTGATGTTGATAAACTGTTTCAATAATGTTTTAGAATCGACCGAAAGAAACATATTGCAGTGCATACATGT
This genomic window from Brassica napus cultivar Da-Ae unplaced genomic scaffold, Da-Ae ScsIHWf_1005;HRSCAF=1411, whole genome shotgun sequence contains:
- the LOC125595205 gene encoding P-loop guanosine triphosphatase YjiA-like, which codes for MATLSKLEMATTFLAFTSPRSATALNYRFSSAAVPIFSRRIAKPVSVRAKPSLLYPTVVNSNRLRKFSSVSASASASAPPQTDDSDVTTKIPPDNRIPATIITGFLGSGKTTLLNHILTRDHGKRIAVIENEFGEVDIDGSLVASKSVGAEDIVMLNNGCLCCTVRGDLVRMISELVNKKKGKFDHIVIETTGLANPAPIIQTFYAEEEIFNDVKLDGVVTLVDAKHARLHLDEVKPKGVVNEAVEQIAYADRIIVNKTDLVGESELGSVVQRIKTINRMAQMTRTNYGNVDLDYVLGIGGFDLERIESSVTTEDDKKGHDECHDDHHHHDHHHHNEHEHNHSHDHDHTHDPGVSSVSIVCEGSLDLDKANMWLGTLLMERSEDIYRMKGLLSVHTMEERFVFQGVHDIFQGSPDRLWGKDEARVNKMVFIGKNLNREELEKGFKACLI